A part of Brassica rapa cultivar Chiifu-401-42 chromosome A05, CAAS_Brap_v3.01, whole genome shotgun sequence genomic DNA contains:
- the LOC103870662 gene encoding ubiquitin-like-conjugating enzyme ATG10, translated as MDSAGEVVNDGKITLEGFTVAARAFADKWKRHNLSFPPWSWVPLINRTMLKKEEGYLSLEKIIILSSLEGSAEEESLDVTADWSEKEESVDLTVLVQNVEDEAHYYDYHIVYSASYMVPMLYFRGYSSDGKPLSLDVIKRDLPSSSVSLLLESKWTFITQEEHPYLNRPWFKLHPCGTEEWIKLLSESSSSDGCQIPVELYLVSWFSVVGQVVGLKIPREMLI; from the exons ATGGATTCAGCTGGAGAGGTCGTCAACGACGGCAAAATCACTCTCGAGGGTTTCACCGTAGCTGCTCGAGCTTTCGCCGATAAATGGAAAAGACATAACCTTTCGTTCCCTCCCTGGTCATGGGTTCCTCTGATCAACCGAACGATGCTTAAG AAGGAGGAAGGTTACTTATCGCTAGAGAAAATCATCATTCTCAGCTCACTTGAG GGAAGTGCTGAGGAGGAGTCTTTAGATGTAACAGCTGATTGGTCGGAGAAGGAAGAATCAGTTGATCTCACGGTCTTG GTACAAAACGTTGAAGATGAAGCACACTACTATGATTACCATATCGTTTACAGTGCATCGTACATGGTTCCTATGTTATACTTTCGTGGATACTCTAGTG ATGGAAAGCCTCTTTCTTTGGATGTGATCAAAAGAGATTTGCCTTCAAGCTCTGTTAGTCTTTTGCTGGAATCTAAGTGGACGTTTATAACACAGGAG GAGCATCCGTATTTGAACAGACCATGGTTCAAGCTGCATCCTTGTGGGACTGAGGAATGGATCAAGCTGCTTTCCGAAAGCAGTAGCTCTGATGGTTGTCAGATTCCTGTTGAGTTGTACTTGGTTTCATGGTTCTCTGTTGTCGGGCAGGTGGTTGGTCTTAAAATCCCTCGTGAGATGCTGATTTAG
- the LOC103870664 gene encoding uncharacterized protein LOC103870664, producing the protein MAESEPKIETTVTMTSPAASSVATTSVHVSALDGLVNVNSLFTIAVFVGLSLATPGQRSLEQRSNCDASDDVAKKLLVFEVVSFSFFLFSSLVAQGLKLALNLLNSKDVDEIFRAHINIKVLRWGMMASAVGSVMGCLFLMLSMVNVIQIRLGLLSCGSQSAVQAVVTLVTLVSSALLVYISTAFYAFWH; encoded by the exons ATGGCAGA ATCTGAGCCAAAAATCGAAACCACCGTCACAATGACGTCACCGGCAGCTTCCTCCGTCGCCACCACAAGCGTCCACGTAAGCGCACTCGACGGACTCGTCAACGTGAACTCCCTCTTCACCATCGCCGTCTTCGTAGGCCTCTCCTTAGCCACCCCGGGACAGCGCAGCCTCGAGCAGCGGTCAAACTGCGACGCGAGCGATGACGTGGCGAAGAAGCTGCTTGTCTTCGAAGTCGTCTCCTtcagcttcttcctcttctcctctCTCGTAGCTCAGGGTCTCAAGCTCGCGTTGAACCTCCTCAACAGCAAAGACGTGGACGAGATTTTCAGGGCGCATATCAATATCAAGGTGCTGAGATGGGGGATGATGGCGTCTGCGGTTGGATCTGTGATGGGTTGTTTGTTTTTGATGCTGtctatggttaatgtgattcaGATCCGTTTGGGGTTGCTTTCTTGCGGTAGTCAATCTGCGGTTCAGGCGGTTGTGACGCTTGTGACGCTTGTTTCCTCTGCTCTCTTGGTTTATATATCTACTGCGTTTTACGCTTTTTGGCATTGA
- the LOC103870665 gene encoding calmodulin-like protein 3: MDQTELSRIFQMFDRNGDGKITKQELNDSLENLGIYIPDKDLVQMIEKIDLNGDGYVDIEEFGGLYQSIMDDRDEEEDIIEAFNVFDQNRDGFITVEELRSVLSSLGLKQGRTLEDCKRMISKVDVDGDGMVNFKEFKQMMKGGGFAALESSL; the protein is encoded by the coding sequence ATGGATCAAACAGAACTTTCCCGGATATTCCAAATGTTCGACAGGAACGGTGACGGCAAAATCACCAAACAAGAGCTGAACGATTCGTTAGAGAATCTCGGAATCTACATCCCGGACAAAGACTTGGTGCAGATGATCGAGAAGATTGATCTCAACGGCGACGGGTACGTGGACATCGAAGAGTTTGGAGGGCTGTACCAGTCGATCATGGACGATAGAGACGAGGAGGAAGACATCATAGAGGCTTTCAACGTGTTTGATCAGAACCGAGACGGGTTCATCACGGTGGAAGAGCTGAGATCCGTGTTATCTTCCTTGGGGCTCAAGCAAGGAAGAACACTAGAGGATTGTAAGAGGATGATAAGCAAAGTGGATGTTGATGGAGATGGGATGGTGAATTTTAAAGAGTTTAAGCAAATGATGAAAGGTGGTGGATTTGCTGCCTTAGAATCAAGCTtgtaa
- the LOC103870661 gene encoding integrator complex subunit 9: MELTCLSKGDGFHYPPCHMLNLSGFRILIDCPLDLLALTIFSPLPCDVGIEAYGQNDQNPIQKKQKLERQMTPDDLVCAEPWYKTVKALHLWEASLIDIVLISNPMGLLGLPFLTQHPRFCAKIYMTEATAKIGQLMMEDLVSMHMEFKRFHGPEDSSFPCWTKNLDGEEVPGVLKNLVFGENGDDLGSWMRLYSLDDVKSCMKKVQAVKFSEEVCYNGTLIIKALSSGLDIGACNWLINGPNGSLSYVSDSIFVSHHSKFFDFHGLKGTDVMIYSGFSCLQTAEMTENDCISTMSDKKDERLAASLLDNEESLGELEKLAFVCSCAAESADAGGSTLITITRVGIVLQLLELMSDSIESSSLKVPIFVISSVAEELLAYTNTIPEWLCEQRQEKLISGEPSFGHLKFIKDKKIHLFPAIHSPNLITSWQEPCIVFAPHWSLRLGPSVQLLQRWRGDPRSLLVLEDGISSGLGLLPFRPISMKILQCSFLSGIRLQKLPTLLSLLQPKIVLVPDVINQRINLSTMKTKSILSYSENKTLSVGRIAENADVEIMAELATKLSWKKLRQRENFGVARLKGDFVMENGKQRLVSGLDQEESSGKARTLRHWGSVAPETLLESLVKMSVTGSIEHRRDENGAEGKSIIYITDPSGGMIETSEMGTTIITDDETLASKIFQAIDGILDGI; the protein is encoded by the exons ATGGAACTG aCTTGTCTGAGCAAAGGAGATGGCTTTCACTACCCGCCTTGCCACATGCTGAACCTAAGTGGTTTCAGGATCTTGATCGACTGCCCTTTGGACCTTTTAGCTCTCACAATCTTCTCTCCTCTTCCATGTGATGTGGGGATTGAAGCTTATGGTCAGAATGATCAGAATCCAATTCAAAAGAAGCAGAAACTGGAGAGACAGATGACTCCTGATGACTTGGTGTGCGCAGAGCCGTGGTACAAAACTGTGAAGGCCTTGCATTTGTGGGAAGCTTCTTTGATCGATATAGTTCTCATCTCCAACCCTATGGGATTGCTTGGATTGCCATTCCTTACTCAACACCCAAGATTCTGCGCCAAG ATATATATGACTGAAGCAACGGCTAAGATTGGTCAGCTCATGATGGAAGATCTTGTCTCTATGCACATGGAGTTCAAACGCTTCCATGGACCTGAGGACTCTAGTTTTCCTTGTTGGACAAAGAATTTAGATGGTGAAGAAGTACCAGGCGTGCTTAAGAATCTTGTCTTTGGTGAGAATGGTGATGATCTTGGCAGTTGGATGCGTCTATACAG TTTAGATGACGTAAAGAGTTGCATGAAGAAGGTTCAAGCTGTAAAGTTTTCAGAAGAAGTTTGTTATAACGGGACATTGATCATTAAGGCCTTAAGTTCAGGTCTTGATATTGGGGCTTGCAATTGGTTGATCAACGGACCTAATGGAAGTCTAAGTTATGTGTCAGACTCCATCTTCGTTTCACATCATTCGAAATTTTTTGACTTCCATGGTCTCAAAGGAACAGATGTGATGATTTACTCTGGTTTCTCATGCCTCCAAACCGCAGAAATGACTGAGAATGATTGTATATCAACAATGAG TGACAAGAAGGACGAGAGATTGGCTGCTTCATTACTAGACAATGAAGAAAGCTTAGGAGAGCTAGAGAAACTAGCTTTTGTTTGCTCATGTGCTGCGGAATCTGCGGATGCTGGTGGATCAACCTTAATTACGATAACTCGAGTGGGGATAGTTCTGCAGCTCCTAGAGCTAATGTCAGATTCTATTGAGTCCTCTTCTCTAAAG GTTCCAATATTTGTAATATCTTCTGTGGCAGAAGAGCTATTGGCATACACAAACACCATACCAGAGTGGCTGTGTGAGCAACGACAGGAGAAG TTAATTTCAGGAGAACCATCATTTGGTCATCTTAAGTTCATTAAAGACAAGAAGATCCATTTGTTTCCTGCCATTCACTCACCCAACTTAAT AACAAGTTGGCAAGAACCATGCATAGTGTTTGCTCCTCACTGGAGTTTGCGGCTTGGCCCTTCTGTCCAGCTTCTTCAGCGTTGGCGTGGAGATCCAAGATCATTGCTTGTTCTTGAG GACGGTATAAGTTCAGGTTTAGGACTTCTCCCCTTCAGACCAATCTCTATGAAGATTCTCCAATGTTCATTTCTTTCTGGAATTAG GTTGCAGAAGCTCCCAACTCTTCTTTCCCTTTTGCAGCCAAAGATTGTTTTG GTCCCTGATGTTATCAACCAGAGAATCAATCTTTCTACCATGAAGACAAAATCTATCCTGAGTTACTCCGAGAACAAGACGCTAAGCGTGGGAAGAATTGCAGAGAATGCAGACGTGGAGATAATGGCAGAGTTAGCCACCAAGTTGAGCTGGAAAAAACTCAGACAACGTGAGAACTTTGGTGTTGCAAGGTTGAAAGGTGACTTTGTGATGGAAAATGGGAAACAGAGATTGGTTTCCGGGTTGGATCAGGAAGAAAGTTCAGGAAAGGCTCGGACATTGAGGCATTGGGGCTCTGTTGCTCCGGAAACACTTTTAGAGTCGTTAGTGAAGATGAGTGTAACCGGTTCGATAGAACATAGGAGAGATGAGAATGGAGCAGAAGGCAAGAGTATAATCTATATAACAGATCCTAGCGGTGGAATGATAGAGACCTCAGAGATGGGTACTACTATTATAACAGACGATGAGACTTTAGCCTCTAAGATCTTCCAAGCGATTGATGGGATTCTTGACGGAATTTAG
- the LOC103870663 gene encoding protein FAR1-RELATED SEQUENCE 5: protein MEGNLLRGEDVVENTITEEASSVVEPFIGMEFESEEATKSFYDSYATRTGFVMRVDAFRKSMRDGTVVWRRLVCNKEGFRRSKPRRSESRKPRAITREGCKALIVVKKDKSGKWIVTKFVKEHNHPLLSLLANARRSSHISQSPDEKDAKIRELSTELSRERKRCATLQQQLDMVLNVMEEHANHLSVNINNVIQSVKEIESITFTKPLS, encoded by the exons A TGGAAGGGAACCTTTTACGTGGAGAAGATGTAGTAGAGAATACAATCACAGAAGAAGCTTCTTCAGTTGTGGAGCCTTTCATTGGAATGGAGTTTGAATCAGAAGAAGCAACAAAGTCTTTCTACGACAGTTACGCCACACGCACTGGTTTCGTTATGAGAGTGGATGCTTTCAGGAAGTCAATGCGAGACGGGACCGTGGTGTGGCGAAGGCTCGTGTGTAATAAAGAAGGGTTCCGCAGATCGAAACCTAGGAGAAGCGAGAGCAGGAAGCCTCGTGCTATAACAAGAGAAGGGTGTAAGGCTTTGATCGTGGTGAAGAAAGACAAGTCCGGAAAATGGATCGTCACTAAGTTTGTGAAAGAACATAATCATCCTCTCTTGTCTCTACTTGCTAATGCTCGCCGGAGTTCACATATCTCTCAATCACCG GACGAGAAAGACGCAAAGATTAGGGAGCTTAGCACAGAGCTGAGCCGAGAGAGAAAGCGTTGTGCTACATTGCAACAGCAACTTGATATGGTCCTAAACGTGATGGAAGAACATGCTAATCATCTCTCTGTCAATATCAATAATGTTATCCAAAGTGTAAAAGAAATAGAGTCCATTACTTTCACCAAACCCCTCAGCtaa
- the LOC103870657 gene encoding F-box/LRR-repeat protein 12, whose product MENVSESDDVRTSIIHLPDDCLSFIFQRLDNLDDHDSFGLTCHRFLNIQNINRRSLQFQCSLSLLNSPSLSQPTLAVNSDHLHRLLTRFQWLEHLSLSGCTVLNDSSLASLRYPGARLHSLHLDCCYGVSDDGISTVASFCPNLRVVSLYRCSISDIGLETLARAASLALRCVNLSYCPLVSDFGVKALTQACLQIESVKISNCKSITGVGFINSSPTLSYVDAESCQLEPKGVAGIISGGGVEFLNISGPVSYIGKDGLVPIGSGVASRLRVLNLRMCRTVGDESIKAIAKGCPLLQEWNLALCHEVRVEGWEAVGKWCCSLKRLHVNRCRNLCDQGLLGIRRGCKNLRILYMNGNARLTSTAVEMFKLHRGDVTLRSEEVMVIGPDWRLYTRG is encoded by the coding sequence ATGGAGAATGTGTCCGAGTCTGATGATGTTAGAACCTCCATTATCCACCTCCCTGATGATTGCCTTTCCTTTATCTTCCAACGGCTTGATAATCTCGACGACCACGATTCATTCGGTTTGACTTGTCATCGCTTTCTCAACATTCAAAACATTAACCGCCGCTCTCTCCAGTTCCAGTGCTCATTATCTCTCCTCAACTCTCCAAGTCTCTCTCAGCCAACTCTCGCTGTGAACTCAGATCATCTCCATAGGCTTCTCACTCGGTTTCAGTGGCTGGAGCATCTTTCCCTCTCTGGCTGCACGGTGCTGAACGATTCGAGTCTAGCCTCTCTCAGGTATCCTGGCGCAAGACTGCATAGTCTCCACTTGGACTGTTGCTATGGGGTTTCTGATGATGGGATCTCCACAGTCGCTAGCTTTTGTCCTAATCTGAGAGTGGTTAGTCTCTACCGTTGCAGTATCAGCGACATTGGGTTAGAAACACTAGCCAGGGCTGCTTCCTTGGCTTTAAGATGCGTGAATCTCTCGTATTGTCCTCTTGTGTCTGACTTTGGAGTTAAAGCATTGACGCAAGCGTGCTTACAGATTGAGTCGGTGAAGATCTCAAACTGCAAGAGCATAACCGGTGTTGGCTTTATTAACTCTTCTCCAACTTTAAGCTATGTGGATGCCGAGTCTTGTCAGCTTGAGCCGAAAGGTGTAGCGGGGATCATCAGCGGAGGCGGGGTTGAGTTTCTAAACATCTCAGGTCCAGTTTCCTACATCGGCAAAGACGGTTTGGTTCCCATTGGGTCTGGCGTTGCGTCGAGACTTAGAGTCTTGAACTTGAGGATGTGCAGAACTGTTGGTGATGAGTCCATAAAAGCTATAGCGAAAGGTTGTCCGTTGCTGCAAGAGTGGAACTTGGCTTTGTGTCATGAAGTCAGGGTTGAGGGATGGGAAGCTGTGGGGAAGTGGTGTTGTAGCTTGAAGAGACTCCATGTGAACCGTTGTAGGAACTTGTGTGATCAAGGGCTGCTTGGGATCAGAAGAGGGTGCAAGAATCTTCGGATACTGTATATGAATGGGAATGCGAGGCTGACCTCTACAGCAGTTGAGATGTTTAAGTTACACAGAGGAGATGTTACGCTCAGGAGTGAAGAAGTTATGGTTATAGGACCAGACTGGAGACTGTATACACGAGGATGA
- the LOC103870660 gene encoding formin-like protein 10: protein MEAVIIFFLLSCASSRLPCASPASFTRRHLSQAPATDPSTPTPGGLPFFPADGLSSSPPPPLPPLPMPPPSPLPPSAPTYATFPANISALVLPRSSKPHTASRTLLITLISAVLAVATAIGVALFLYGRWRGQNRNFKDDSKSSKQALPRNNTEHKLTVSAASTTSDVLYLGNVATSGFVKPESPEISPLPPLSSRSFQQQSSEEEEEEEDEDDFYSPLASIAGKESRELRNYSSSDSPATSPPSVNISPVRSNKRHHVASSLRMFTLWNQNHAFPRISSASTSPERGGTDAYARSSMYSSVSTTPDRFFRKVLEASSPPRWNDFSRNVKSLFLSSTSSPARDFVINVSESSSRKLKSSPAVSPPPPLPERPPPAMPAPPPLVPPSQSFMVQKSGKKLSWDGATKMKPLPWDRVHRPSSCRKNTWESLKFNSLNANPKQRSLSCDLPMFNQESRVLDPRKSQSIAFLLTTLDLTTDDVLQALRDGHYEALGVELLESLSRVAPSEEEESKLKSYSDDKLAPSERFLRELLNVPFVFKRVDALLFVATFDSKIEHLKQSFGVIQAACEELRNSRMLLKLIEVVLEIGTKSVNAHGFKLEALLDGGTTLLRSVVENIIESEGIKVLQVVRDLSLVLVDVKKTAEIDYGVLRSDVSKLYQGVQRVKEVLLLSDDEEQECGEFKGTVTKFLETAVKEAKKIETEDGSMLFAVKEITEIFHGDSAKEEAQLLRVFVIVRDFLSILDKACKEMEVN, encoded by the exons ATGGAAGctgtcatcatcttcttcctgcTATCATGCGCATCCTCTCGCTTACCGTGCGCCTCACCGGCTAGTTTCACTCGCCGTCACCTCTCGCAAGCTCCTGCAACAGATCCTTCCACACCAACTCCCGGCGGCTTGCCTTTCTTCCCAGCTGACGGCTTATCATCctcccctcctcctcctcttcctcctctcccGATGCCTCCTCCGTCGCCTCTGCCCCCCTCCGCCCCAACGTACGCCACTTTTCCGGCGAACATCTCCGCTCTCGTCCTCCCTCGCTCCTCAAAACCTCACACCGCTTCAAGAACTCTCCTTATCACACTTATCTCCGCTGTCCTCGCCGTCGCAACAGCCATCGGAGTAGCCTTGTTTCTCTACGGAAGGTGGCGAGGGCAGAACCGTAATTTCAAAGACGATTCAAAGAGCAGTAAACAAGCTCTTCCAAGAAACAACACTGAACACAAACTCACAGTCTCTGCTGCTTCAACAACCTCCGATGTTCTGTACCTCGGAAACGTCGCCACTTCCGGTTTCGTCAAACCGGAGTCTCCAGAGATCTCTCCTCTCCCTCCATTGTCCTCTCGCAGCTTCCAGCAACAAAGctccgaagaagaagaagaagaagaagacgaagacgacTTCTACTCCCCTCTCGCGTCTATAGCTGGTAAAGAATCACGAGAGCTGAGAAACTACTCTTCCTCGGATTCTCCTGCCACGTCACCACCGTCCGTTAACATTTCTCCTGTGAGGAGCAACAAGAGACACCACGTGGCGTCGTCTCTGAGAATGTTCACTCTCTGGAACCAGAACCACGCCTTCCCTCGCATCTCCTCTGCTTCCACTTCACCTGAGAGAGGAGGTACCGACGCATACGCTCGCTCCTCCATGTACTCTTCGGTCTCCACCACTCCTGATCGTTTCTTCCGGAAGGTTCTCGAAGCCTCCTCCCCGCCGAGGTGGAACGACTTCAGCCGAAACGTCAAGTCTTTGTTCCTCTCTTCCACTTCTTCTCCTGCTAGAGATTTTGTTATCAACGTCTCTGAATCTTCTTCAAGAAAGTTGAAGTCTTCGCCGGCtgtttctcctcctcctcctcttccggaACGGCCACCGCCTGCAATGCCGGCGCCGCCTCCTCTTGTACCACCGTCGCAGTCCTTTATGGTCCAGAAGTCTGGAAAGAAGCTGTCTTGGGATGGAGCAACGAAGATGAAGCCTCTGCCCTGGGACAGAGTCCACCGACCGAGTTCTTGTCGGAAGAACACATGGGAGAGTCTAAAGTTCAACTCTTTGAATGCTAATCCGAAGCAGAGAAGTCTCAGCTGTGATCTCCCAATGTTTAATCAAGAAAGTAGAGTTTTGGACCCTAGAAAGTCTCAGAGTATTGCTTTTCTACTTACAACACTTGATCTCACCACAGACGATGTTCTTCAAGCCCTTCGAGATG GTCACTATGAAGCGCTTGGAGTTGAGCTTCTTGAGAGTTTATCAAGAGTGGCGCCGAGTGAAGAGGAAGAGAGTAAGTTGAAGAGCTATAGTGATGATAAGCTTGCCCCATCAGAGAGGTTTCTCAGGGAGTTGCTTAATGTGCCTTTTGTGTTCAAAAGGGTTGATGCGTTGCTCTTTGTTGCTACTTTTGATTCCAAGATTGAACACTTGAAACAATCATTTGGGGTTATACAG GCTGCTTGTGAGGAGCTAAGGAATAGCAGAATGCTGTTGAAGCTTATTGAAGTTGTTTTAGAGATAGGAACGAAGAGCGTGAACGCTCATGGCTTCAAACTTGAGGCGTTGTTAGATGGTGGAACCACTCTCTTGCGTTCTGTTGTAGAGAACATCATAGAATCAGAAGGTATCAAAGTGTTGCAAGTTGTCAGAGATCTCAGTTTAGTACTTGTAGATGTCAAGAAAACTGCGGAAATAGACTACGGTGTTCTGAGAAGCGACGTTTCAAAGCTTTATCAAGGAGTCCAGAGAGTTAAGGAGGTTCTGCTACTGAGTGATGATGAAGAACAAGAATGTGGGGAATTCAAGGGGACAGTGACCAAGTTCTTGGAAACCGCTGTAAAGGAAGCTAAAAAGATTGAAACAGAAGATGGTTCCATGCTCTTTGCAGTGAAAGAGATCACAGAGATATTCCATGGAGATTCAGCAAAGGAAGAAGCTCAGCTATTGAGAGTGTTCGTGATCGTTAGAGACTTTCTGTCAATTCTAGATAAAGCATGCAAGGAAATGGAGGTGAATTGA
- the LOC103870656 gene encoding uncharacterized protein LOC103870656 codes for MAASANPSGNNQEGSSAAAQKVSSSTAAAAATNGAAVNSVDNGGTVDNSQTISALRHNPGISVDWTHEEQSLLEDLLAKYASEPTIVRYAKIAMKMKDKTVRDVALRCRWMTKKENGKRRKEDHSLRKSKDKKEKTTDTSAKSSSHLNVHPNGPSYAPPMMPLDTDDGISYKAIGGVSGDLLEQNAQIFNQVSSNFSAFQIHDNVNILCKARDNILAILNDLNDMPEVMKQMPALPVKLNEELANSILPRPPPPHQRKP; via the exons ATGGCGGCGAGCGCGAATCCTTCGGGAAACAATCAGGAAGGTTCGTCGGCGGCGGCGCAGAAGGTATCGTCTTCAAccgcggcggcggcggcgacgAACGGAGCTGCTGTGAATTCGGTGGATAATGGTGGGACGGTGGATAATTCGCAGACGATAAGCGCGTTGAGGCATAATCCAGGGATCTCTGTAGATTGGACTCATGAGGAGCAATCGTTATTGGAAGATTTGCTCGCAAA GTACGCGTCGGAGCCTACGATTGTTAGGTATGCGAAGATTGCTATGAAGATGAAGGATAAGACTGTTAGAGATGTTGCTCTCCGTTGTAGATGGATGACT AAGAAGGAGAACGGTAAGCGTAGGAAAGAAGACCATTCTTTAAGGAAGAGCAAAGATAAGAAA GAAAAAACTACGGATACTTCAGCCAAGTCTTCGTCTCATTTGAATGTGCATCCGAATGGTCCTTCATATGCTCCTCCTATGATGCCTTTAGATACTGATGATGGCATTTCATATAAAG CTATTGGTGGTGTGAGTGGAGATCTCCTTGAACAAAATGCTCAGATCTTCAACCAAGTTTCATCAAATTTCTCAGCTTTCCAG ATACATGATAACGTCAATATCTTGTGCAAGGCTCGAGACAATATCCTCGCAATATTGAACGA CTTGAATGACATGCCAGAGGTCATGAAGCAGATGCCAGCTCTTCCTGTGAAGCTGAACGAAGAGCTGGCGAATTCAATCCTCCCCCGCCCTCCACCTCCCCATCAAAGGAAGCCGTGA
- the LOC103870658 gene encoding peroxisomal membrane protein 13, which translates to MASSQPSGGRPPKPWEQEGNNNAAGPKPFRPPSNTSTADSVEASGTANPGELVSSVNRTNTAPTMNGLSRPVPTRPWEQQTYGGYGSNLGMNSGYGTGLGGYGSFGGGMYGGSGMYNRGGYGGGGGLYGSSGMYGGGGMYNSSFGGGYGMGMGTGMGMSPYGGQDPNDPFNQPPSPPGFWISFLHVMQGAVNFFGRVAMLIDQNTQAFHMFMSALLQLFDRGGMLYGELARFVLRMLGVRTKPRKMQQQPQGPNGLPLPHQPHGNQNYIEGPKAAAAPGGGGWDNVWGN; encoded by the exons ATGGCTTCGTCTCAGCCATCAG GTGGACGTCCTCCTAAGCCTTGGGAACAAGAAGGGAACAACAACGCAGCTGGTCCTAAGCCTTTTAGGCCTCCTTCGAATACGAGCACTGCTGATTCAGTTGAGGCTTCTGGCACTGCGAATCCCGGTGAGCTAGTTTCGTCTGTGAATAGGACTAACACAGCTCCTACTATGAATGGACTGAGTAGACCTGTTCCAACTAGACCTTGGGAGCAGCAGACCTATGGTG GTTATGGCTCAAACCTAGGTATGAACTCTGGGTATGGTACAGGGCTAGGTGGGTATGGCTCGTTTGGGGGAGGAATGTATGGTGGTAGTGGGATGTATAATAGAGGAGgttatggtggtggtggtggactATATGGAAGTTCAGGTAtgtatggtggtggtgggatGTACAATAGCAGTTTTGGTGGTGGTTATGGTATGGGTATGGGGACAGGAATGGGAATGAGTCCTTATGGTGGTCAAGATCCAAACGACCCTTTTAATCAACCTCCATCTCCACCAGGCTTCTGGATATCATTTCTCCATGTG ATGCAAGGTGCTGTGAATTTCTTTGGCCGTGTAGCGATGCTGATTGACCAAAACACACAGGCCTTTCATATGTTCATGTCTGCCCTTCTTCAG CTCTTTGATCGTGGTGGTATGTTATATGGAGAATTAGCCAGATTTGTACTGCGCATGCTTGGTGTGAGAACAAAGCCTAGAAAGATGCAGCAGCAGCCACAAGGGCCTAATGGACTCCCTTTACCCCACCAGCCACATGGAAACCAGAACTACATCGAAGGTCCTAAAGCCGCCGCTGCACCAGGTGGTGGTGGTTGGGACAATGTATGGGGTAACTAA
- the LOC103870655 gene encoding uncharacterized protein LOC103870655 yields MLRTRLLWFTLGFSVTGASVAHLLWRDLYAERFAISSDMKEKFGALESRVSGLESAGHENPSPAQVES; encoded by the exons atgtTGAGAACTCGGCTTCTCTGGTTTACGCTTGGATTCTCCGTCACCGGAGCTTCGGTGGCTCATCTCTTGTGGCGGGATCTATACGCCGAACGCTTCGCTATCTCTTCTGAT ATGAAAGAGAAGTTCGGAGCTTTGGAATCTAGAGTTTCGGGTCTGGAGTCTGCCGGTCACGAGAACCCGAGTCCAGCTCAG GTTGAGAGTTGA